Proteins encoded together in one Synergistaceae bacterium window:
- a CDS encoding 4-oxalocrotonate tautomerase family protein codes for MPIIQFDGPVLPKEKKAELVAKLTQVSKEVLGIPEQAFQILIRENSMDNIGSGGTLLSEKHK; via the coding sequence ATGCCGATTATACAATTTGACGGACCGGTGCTACCCAAAGAAAAGAAGGCTGAGCTTGTGGCGAAGCTGACACAGGTTTCAAAGGAAGTGTTAGGCATACCTGAGCAGGCGTTTCAGATTTTGATCAGGGAGAACAGCATGGATAACATCGGAAGCGGCGGCACTCTTTTGTCAGAGAAGCATAAATAG